From Leifsonia sp. fls2-241-R2A-40a, one genomic window encodes:
- the rplN gene encoding 50S ribosomal protein L14, giving the protein MIQQESRLKVADNTGAKELLTIRVLGGSSRRYAGLGDVIVATVKDAIPGGNVKKGDVVKAVVVRVRKNTRRPDGSYIKFDENAAVILKNDGDPRGTRIFGPVGRELRDKKFMKIISLAPEVL; this is encoded by the coding sequence GTGATCCAGCAGGAATCCCGACTCAAGGTCGCCGACAACACCGGCGCCAAGGAGCTCCTCACGATCCGCGTGCTCGGTGGCTCCAGCCGTCGCTATGCAGGCCTCGGCGACGTCATCGTCGCCACGGTCAAGGACGCGATCCCGGGTGGGAACGTCAAGAAGGGCGACGTCGTCAAGGCGGTCGTCGTGCGTGTTCGCAAGAACACCCGCCGCCCGGACGGCTCCTACATCAAGTTCGACGAGAACGCCGCTGTCATCCTGAAGAACGACGGTGACCCCCGCGGCACTCGTATCTTCGGACCGGTCGGCCGCGAGCTCCGCGACAAGAAGTTCATGAAGATCATCTCGCTCGCACCGGAGGTGCTGTAA
- the rplX gene encoding 50S ribosomal protein L24 has protein sequence MANIKKGDLVQVISGRSQARGGDRGKQGRVIEVLVEKNRVIVEGVNFVTKHVRVGQTQRGTKTGGIETHEASIHVSNVALVDPETKKPTRVGFRTESVTKDGVTKTVRVRYAKKSGKDL, from the coding sequence ATGGCGAACATCAAGAAGGGCGACCTGGTCCAGGTCATCTCGGGCCGCTCGCAGGCCCGCGGTGGTGACCGTGGCAAGCAGGGTCGCGTGATCGAGGTTCTCGTCGAGAAGAACCGCGTCATCGTCGAGGGCGTCAACTTCGTGACCAAGCACGTGCGCGTCGGCCAGACGCAGCGTGGCACGAAGACCGGCGGCATCGAGACCCACGAGGCCTCGATCCACGTCTCCAACGTGGCCCTGGTCGATCCCGAGACCAAGAAGCCGACGCGCGTCGGCTTCCGTACCGAGAGTGTCACGAAGGACGGCGTCACCAAGACGGTCCGCGTTCGTTACGCCAAGAAGTCTGGTAAGGACCTGTAA
- the rplE gene encoding 50S ribosomal protein L5, with the protein MTDTATAAGKIQPRLKQKYKNEISQQLQGDFGFTNVHQVPGLVKIVVNMGVGEAARDGKVMDGAVNDLTLITGQKPQVTKARKSIAQFKLREGQPIGAHVTLRGDRMWEFLDRLLSLALPRIRDFRGLSDKQFDGNGNYTFGLTEQSMFHEINQDRIDRVRGMDITVVTTAKNDEEGRALLKQLGFPFRSNDAAN; encoded by the coding sequence ATGACCGACACTGCAACCGCTGCTGGCAAAATCCAGCCGCGCCTGAAGCAGAAGTACAAGAACGAGATCTCCCAGCAGCTCCAGGGAGACTTCGGCTTCACGAACGTGCACCAGGTGCCCGGTCTCGTGAAGATCGTGGTCAACATGGGTGTCGGCGAGGCGGCCCGCGACGGCAAGGTGATGGATGGTGCGGTCAACGACCTCACCCTGATCACCGGCCAGAAGCCGCAGGTCACCAAGGCCCGCAAGTCCATCGCGCAGTTCAAGCTGCGCGAGGGTCAGCCGATCGGCGCGCACGTCACGCTGCGCGGCGACCGGATGTGGGAGTTCCTCGACCGCCTGCTGTCGCTCGCCCTGCCCCGAATCCGCGACTTCCGCGGCCTCTCGGACAAGCAGTTCGACGGCAACGGCAACTACACGTTCGGTCTCACGGAGCAGTCGATGTTCCACGAGATCAACCAGGACCGCATCGACCGCGTCCGCGGAATGGACATCACTGTGGTGACCACCGCGAAGAACGACGAAGAGGGCCGCGCGCTGCTCAAACAGCTCGGCTTCCCCTTCCGTTCCAACGACGCGGCCAACTAG
- the rpsH gene encoding 30S ribosomal protein S8, which yields MTMTDPVADMLTRLRNANSAHHDTVSMPHSKLKAHIAEILTNEGYIAGWDVADARVGKTLTLQLKFGPNRERSIAGIKRVSKPGLRVYAKSTELPKVLGGLGVAILSTSSGLLTDRQAEKKGVGGEVLAYVW from the coding sequence ATGACCATGACAGATCCGGTCGCAGACATGCTGACCAGACTGCGCAACGCGAACTCGGCTCACCACGACACCGTGTCGATGCCGCACTCGAAGCTCAAGGCCCACATCGCCGAGATCCTCACCAACGAGGGTTACATCGCCGGGTGGGACGTCGCCGACGCACGCGTCGGGAAGACGCTGACCCTGCAGCTCAAGTTCGGTCCGAACCGCGAGCGTTCCATCGCCGGTATCAAGCGCGTGTCGAAGCCCGGCCTTCGCGTCTACGCGAAGTCCACGGAGCTCCCCAAGGTGCTCGGCGGGCTCGGCGTCGCCATCCTGTCCACCTCCTCCGGTCTGCTCACGGACCGTCAGGCTGAGAAGAAGGGCGTGGGTGGGGAAGTCCTCGCCTACGTGTGGTAA
- the rplF gene encoding 50S ribosomal protein L6, producing the protein MSRIGRLPIDVPTGVDVRIDGQAVTVKGPKGELSLTVANPIEVKLEDNQVLVTRPDDERASRSLHGLTRTLINNQIIGVTQGYTKGLEIVGTGYRVAQKGAAIEFALGFSHPVTVEPPAGITFTVEGNNRVTVAGIDKQAVGEVAANIRKIRKPEPYKGKGVRYAGEVVRRKAGKAGK; encoded by the coding sequence ATGTCGCGTATTGGAAGACTGCCCATCGACGTCCCCACCGGAGTCGATGTGAGGATCGACGGCCAGGCCGTCACCGTCAAGGGCCCGAAGGGTGAGCTCAGCCTCACCGTCGCGAACCCGATCGAGGTCAAGCTCGAGGACAACCAGGTGCTCGTGACCCGTCCGGACGACGAGCGCGCCTCGCGTTCGCTGCACGGCCTCACCCGCACCCTCATCAACAACCAGATCATCGGCGTGACCCAGGGCTACACCAAGGGCCTCGAGATCGTCGGAACCGGTTACCGCGTCGCCCAGAAGGGTGCGGCCATCGAGTTCGCGCTCGGCTTCTCGCACCCGGTCACCGTCGAGCCGCCTGCCGGCATCACGTTCACGGTCGAGGGCAACAACCGCGTCACCGTGGCCGGAATCGACAAGCAGGCCGTCGGTGAGGTCGCCGCGAACATCCGCAAGATCCGCAAGCCCGAGCCGTACAAGGGCAAGGGTGTGCGTTACGCCGGCGAGGTCGTTCGTCGCAAGGCCGGAAAGGCTGGTAAGTAA
- the rplR gene encoding 50S ribosomal protein L18 gives MALGTRGKSKAAARDRRHTRLRKKIEGTAVRPRLVVTRSARHVFVQVVDDAQGHTLASASTMEADLRTFEGDKTAKARKVGELVAERAKSAGVEAVVFDRGGSKYAGRVAAVAEGAREGGLNL, from the coding sequence ATGGCTCTGGGTACCAGAGGAAAGAGCAAGGCGGCCGCTCGCGACCGCCGTCACACCCGCCTTCGCAAGAAGATCGAGGGCACCGCGGTTCGCCCGCGCCTGGTCGTCACCCGCTCGGCCCGCCACGTCTTCGTGCAGGTCGTCGACGACGCGCAGGGTCACACGCTGGCCTCCGCGTCGACCATGGAAGCGGACCTGCGCACCTTCGAGGGTGACAAGACCGCCAAGGCCCGCAAGGTCGGAGAGCTCGTCGCCGAGCGCGCGAAGAGCGCCGGTGTCGAGGCCGTCGTGTTCGACCGCGGAGGCAGCAAGTACGCCGGCCGCGTCGCCGCTGTCGCCGAGGGCGCTCGAGAGGGCGGACTGAACCTGTGA
- the rpsE gene encoding 30S ribosomal protein S5: MSDENNKEQTVADQVTDSAQPVETAAGTDNNTRSEREPRRGGRERNPNRDRGSRDADKSQFLERVVTINRVSKVVKGGRRFSFTALVVVGDGNGLVGVGYGKAREVPLAISKGVEEAKKNFFRVPRVGNTIPHPVQGEAAAGVVLLRPAAAGTGVIAGGPVRAVLECAGIHDVLSKSLGSSNTINIVHATVEALKQLEEPRAVAARRGLDYDQVAPARLLRTEAALAEAAATAKAGA, encoded by the coding sequence GTGAGCGACGAGAACAACAAGGAGCAGACCGTGGCCGATCAGGTAACGGACAGCGCGCAGCCGGTCGAGACGGCTGCGGGCACCGACAACAACACGCGGAGCGAGCGCGAGCCGCGCCGCGGTGGCCGCGAGCGCAACCCCAACCGCGACCGTGGCAGCCGTGACGCCGACAAGAGCCAGTTCCTGGAGCGCGTCGTCACCATCAACCGCGTCTCCAAGGTCGTGAAGGGTGGTCGTCGCTTCAGCTTCACCGCTCTCGTGGTCGTCGGCGACGGCAACGGTCTGGTGGGCGTCGGCTACGGCAAGGCCCGCGAGGTGCCGCTGGCGATCTCGAAGGGCGTCGAGGAGGCGAAGAAGAACTTCTTCCGCGTCCCGCGCGTCGGCAACACCATCCCGCACCCCGTGCAGGGTGAGGCCGCTGCCGGTGTGGTCCTCCTGCGTCCGGCCGCTGCCGGTACCGGTGTTATCGCCGGTGGCCCGGTCCGCGCCGTGCTCGAGTGCGCCGGGATCCACGACGTCCTCAGCAAGTCGCTCGGCTCGTCGAACACGATCAACATCGTGCACGCGACCGTCGAGGCGCTGAAGCAGCTCGAGGAGCCCCGCGCCGTCGCCGCACGTCGTGGCCTCGACTACGACCAGGTGGCTCCGGCTCGCCTGCTTCGCACCGAGGCAGCGCTGGCTGAGGCCGCCGCGACCGCGAAGGCAGGTGCCTGA
- the rpmD gene encoding 50S ribosomal protein L30 produces the protein MAARLKITQIKSKVSEKQNQRDTLRSLGLKRIGDVVVREDNPQNRGYVNTVAHLVKVEEID, from the coding sequence ATGGCTGCGCGTCTGAAGATCACGCAGATCAAGTCGAAAGTGAGCGAGAAGCAGAACCAGCGCGACACGCTTCGCAGTCTGGGTCTGAAGCGCATCGGTGACGTCGTCGTCCGCGAGGACAACCCGCAGAACCGCGGGTACGTGAACACCGTCGCCCACCTGGTGAAGGTCGAGGAGATTGACTAA
- the rplO gene encoding 50S ribosomal protein L15: MAEDKATTEAAEKPAKKPATKAASTKAADKATTEKTSTAKKAPAKKATASADADKVAASKNDTVAAKASAKSSAKKDVAEPREQVLKVHHLRPAAGAKKDKTRVGRGEGSKGKTAGRGTKGTKARYQVRPGFQGGQLPLHMRAPKLRGFKNPFRVEYQVVNLEKLAELYPSGGDVTVADLVSKGAVRKNEKVKVLGNGDIAVKLNVAVDKVSGSAEQKIVAAGGSVK, translated from the coding sequence ATGGCTGAAGACAAGGCCACCACAGAGGCCGCTGAGAAGCCGGCCAAGAAGCCCGCGACCAAGGCCGCGAGCACGAAGGCCGCCGACAAGGCGACCACCGAGAAGACGAGCACCGCGAAGAAGGCTCCGGCCAAGAAGGCAACGGCTTCGGCCGACGCCGACAAGGTCGCCGCCTCCAAGAACGACACCGTGGCCGCAAAGGCGTCCGCGAAGTCGTCGGCCAAGAAGGACGTCGCGGAGCCCCGCGAGCAGGTCCTGAAGGTGCACCACCTCCGCCCCGCCGCGGGTGCCAAGAAGGACAAGACCCGCGTCGGACGCGGTGAGGGTTCGAAGGGTAAGACGGCCGGCCGTGGTACCAAGGGAACCAAGGCGCGCTACCAGGTGCGCCCGGGCTTCCAGGGTGGTCAGCTTCCGCTGCACATGCGTGCGCCGAAGCTGCGCGGCTTCAAGAACCCGTTCCGGGTCGAGTACCAGGTCGTGAACCTGGAGAAGCTCGCCGAGCTGTACCCGTCCGGCGGTGACGTCACCGTCGCCGACCTCGTGTCCAAGGGCGCCGTTCGCAAGAACGAGAAGGTCAAGGTTCTCGGCAACGGGGACATTGCGGTTAAGCTGAACGTTGCGGTCGACAAGGTCTCCGGCTCTGCCGAGCAGAAGATCGTCGCCGCAGGTGGCTCCGTCAAGTAG
- the secY gene encoding preprotein translocase subunit SecY produces the protein MFSAVGRIFRTPDLRRKIFFTLGIIALFRLGSFIPAPFVDFGNVQTCLNANQDTSGLYSLVNLFSGGALLKLSIFALGIMPYITASIIVQLLRVVIPRFETLYKEGQAGQAKLTQYTRYLTIALGVLQSTTLITVARSGALFGTTAVSQCTQLITDDSWYAIMLMVITMTAGTGLIMWMGELVTERGIGNGMSLLIFTSIAAQFPTSLWAVGQSQGIEILLVVIAIGLLIVMGVVFVEQSQRRIPVQYAKRMVGRRTYGGNNTYIPIKVNMAGVVPVIFASSLLYLPALIAQFNQPAAGKAPAPWVTWITNYLTKGDHPLYMLLYFLLIVGFTYFYVAITFNPEEVADNMKKYGGFIPGIRAGRPTAEYLDYVLTRVTLPGSFYLGIIALIPLIAFALIGASQNFMFGGTSILIIVGVGLETVKQIDSQLQQRHYEGLLR, from the coding sequence TTGTTTAGCGCCGTTGGGCGGATCTTCCGCACCCCGGATCTTCGCCGGAAGATCTTCTTCACGCTGGGCATCATCGCCCTGTTCCGGCTGGGGTCCTTCATCCCGGCGCCGTTCGTCGACTTCGGCAACGTACAGACCTGTCTGAACGCCAACCAGGACACGTCCGGCCTGTATTCGCTGGTGAACCTGTTCTCCGGCGGTGCTCTCCTCAAACTCTCGATCTTCGCGCTCGGCATCATGCCGTACATCACCGCGTCGATCATCGTGCAGCTGCTGCGCGTGGTCATCCCGCGCTTCGAGACCCTCTACAAGGAGGGCCAGGCCGGTCAGGCCAAGCTCACGCAGTACACGCGCTACCTCACCATCGCGCTGGGCGTCCTCCAGTCGACGACCCTCATCACCGTCGCCCGCAGCGGCGCACTCTTCGGCACCACCGCCGTCTCGCAGTGCACGCAGCTGATCACGGACGACTCCTGGTACGCGATCATGCTCATGGTCATCACCATGACCGCCGGCACCGGCCTCATCATGTGGATGGGCGAGCTCGTCACCGAGCGCGGCATCGGCAACGGCATGTCGCTCCTCATCTTCACCTCGATCGCCGCGCAGTTCCCGACCTCCCTCTGGGCCGTCGGCCAGTCGCAGGGCATCGAGATCCTCCTGGTCGTGATCGCGATCGGACTGCTCATCGTCATGGGCGTCGTGTTCGTCGAGCAATCGCAGCGGCGCATCCCCGTGCAGTACGCCAAGCGGATGGTGGGACGCCGGACCTACGGCGGTAACAACACCTACATCCCGATCAAGGTCAACATGGCCGGCGTCGTGCCCGTCATCTTCGCCTCGTCGCTGCTGTACCTGCCGGCCCTGATCGCACAGTTCAACCAGCCGGCAGCGGGCAAGGCCCCGGCGCCGTGGGTCACCTGGATCACGAACTACCTGACCAAGGGCGACCACCCGCTCTACATGCTGCTGTACTTCCTCCTGATCGTGGGCTTCACGTACTTCTACGTGGCGATCACCTTCAACCCGGAGGAGGTCGCAGACAACATGAAGAAGTACGGCGGCTTCATCCCCGGCATCCGTGCGGGCCGTCCGACGGCCGAGTACCTCGACTACGTGCTCACGCGGGTGACCCTGCCCGGTTCGTTCTATCTGGGCATCATCGCGCTGATCCCCTTGATCGCTTTCGCGTTGATCGGCGCCAGTCAGAACTTCATGTTCGGCGGTACGTCCATCCTGATCATCGTCGGTGTCGGTCTGGAGACGGTCAAGCAGATCGACTCCCAGCTCCAGCAGCGGCATTACGAAGGGCTTCTGCGTTGA
- a CDS encoding adenylate kinase: MTRMLIVGPPGAGKGTQAARITSTYGIPDISTGDIFRANIKNETPLGTQVKAIVDAGDYVPDSLTNQLVADRLDEDDAKNGFLLDGYPRTLAQVDYLDELLAGKGQALDAVIQLTADQDEIVQRLSKRAHEQGRADDSEEAIRHRQQVYVRETSPLIDVYRERGLLVPVDGLGGMDEVAERITAALSERGIHPVAGASADESVA; this comes from the coding sequence TTGACCCGAATGCTGATCGTCGGTCCCCCCGGAGCGGGCAAGGGCACTCAGGCCGCCCGGATCACCTCCACCTACGGGATCCCCGACATCTCCACGGGTGACATCTTCCGGGCCAACATCAAGAACGAGACGCCGCTCGGCACCCAGGTCAAGGCGATCGTCGATGCCGGCGACTACGTCCCGGACAGCCTCACCAACCAGCTCGTGGCTGACCGCCTCGACGAGGACGACGCCAAGAACGGCTTCCTCCTCGACGGCTATCCGCGCACGCTGGCTCAGGTCGACTACCTCGACGAGCTCCTGGCAGGCAAGGGGCAGGCGCTGGATGCGGTCATCCAGTTGACGGCCGACCAGGACGAGATCGTGCAGCGGCTGAGCAAGCGCGCCCACGAGCAGGGTCGCGCGGACGACTCGGAAGAGGCGATCCGGCACCGTCAGCAGGTTTACGTGCGCGAGACCTCGCCTCTCATCGACGTGTACCGCGAGCGCGGGCTCCTCGTCCCGGTCGACGGACTCGGCGGCATGGACGAGGTCGCCGAGCGCATCACGGCCGCTCTGAGCGAGCGCGGGATCCACCCCGTCGCCGGCGCCTCCGCCGACGAATCCGTCGCGTAG
- the map gene encoding type I methionyl aminopeptidase, with protein MKLKRSIYKSPAQLRDMVAPGRATAASLEAVAAAVAPGISTLELDGIAERAIIEAGGSSNFKLEAGYHHTICSSVNDEVVHGIPGARILEPGDILSVDSGAILNGWNGDAARTFVLPDPARPQEVAERQRLSDVTEQSLWRGVATLASARYLNEVGEAIEDYILAQGDYGILTDYIGHGIGRRMHEEPPVFNYRVRAKGPEVRPGLVVAIEPMVVRGAQETYVKDDGWTVATEDGSAAAHWEHSVAVHADGIWVLTAQDGGAAGLARFGVTPVPIA; from the coding sequence ATGAAGTTGAAGAGGTCGATCTACAAGTCGCCCGCCCAGCTGCGTGACATGGTCGCGCCCGGTCGGGCGACCGCCGCATCCCTGGAGGCAGTGGCGGCCGCCGTGGCTCCCGGCATCTCGACCCTCGAGCTCGACGGCATCGCCGAGCGGGCGATCATCGAGGCGGGTGGCTCCTCCAACTTCAAGCTGGAGGCCGGCTACCACCACACGATCTGCTCGTCGGTGAACGACGAGGTCGTGCACGGCATCCCCGGGGCGCGCATCCTCGAGCCCGGAGACATCCTCTCCGTCGACAGCGGCGCCATCCTGAACGGCTGGAACGGCGACGCGGCGCGGACGTTCGTCCTCCCGGACCCCGCACGCCCGCAGGAGGTCGCCGAGCGGCAGCGTCTGTCCGACGTGACCGAGCAGTCGCTGTGGCGCGGCGTCGCGACCCTGGCGTCCGCGCGATACCTCAACGAGGTCGGCGAGGCCATCGAGGACTACATCCTGGCGCAGGGCGACTACGGCATCCTGACCGACTACATCGGTCACGGAATCGGCCGCCGGATGCACGAAGAGCCGCCGGTCTTCAACTACCGCGTCCGCGCGAAGGGGCCCGAGGTGCGCCCCGGCCTCGTCGTGGCGATCGAGCCGATGGTGGTGCGCGGTGCGCAGGAGACCTACGTGAAGGACGACGGCTGGACCGTCGCCACCGAAGACGGATCAGCAGCGGCGCACTGGGAGCACAGCGTTGCCGTGCACGCGGACGGCATCTGGGTGCTGACCGCGCAGGATGGCGGAGCCGCCGGCCTCGCCCGGTTCGGCGTGACGCCCGTCCCCATCGCGTGA
- the infA gene encoding translation initiation factor IF-1 has protein sequence MAKKDGVIEIEGSVIEALPNAMFRVELTNGHKVLAHISGKMRQHYIRILPEDRVIVELSPYDLTRGRIVYRYK, from the coding sequence ATGGCCAAAAAAGACGGTGTCATCGAGATCGAAGGATCCGTGATCGAGGCTCTTCCCAATGCGATGTTCCGCGTTGAGTTGACCAACGGTCACAAGGTTCTTGCCCACATCTCCGGCAAGATGCGCCAGCACTACATCCGCATCCTCCCCGAGGACCGCGTGATCGTCGAGCTGAGCCCTTACGATCTGACCCGCGGCCGGATCGTCTACCGCTACAAGTAA
- the rpmJ gene encoding 50S ribosomal protein L36: MKVNPSVKRICDKCKVIRRNGRVMVICENPRHKQRQG, encoded by the coding sequence ATGAAGGTGAACCCCTCCGTCAAGAGGATCTGCGACAAGTGCAAGGTCATCCGTCGCAACGGCCGGGTCATGGTCATCTGCGAGAACCCGCGCCACAAGCAGCGCCAGGGCTGA
- the rpsM gene encoding 30S ribosomal protein S13, translated as MARLAGVDIPREKRVEVALTYIYGVGRTRALQTLRETGISGDIRVKDLTDEQLVALRDFIEGNFKVEGDLRREVAADIRRKVEIGSYEGIRHRKGLPVRGQRTKTNARTRKGPKRTVAGKKKAR; from the coding sequence ATGGCACGTCTAGCAGGCGTCGACATCCCGCGCGAAAAGCGCGTGGAGGTCGCACTCACCTACATCTACGGCGTCGGGCGCACCCGTGCGCTGCAGACCCTGCGCGAGACCGGTATTTCCGGCGACATCCGCGTCAAGGACCTGACCGACGAGCAGCTGGTCGCACTGCGCGACTTCATCGAAGGAAACTTCAAGGTCGAGGGTGACCTCCGCCGCGAGGTCGCGGCCGACATCCGCCGCAAGGTTGAGATCGGCAGCTACGAGGGTATCCGCCACCGCAAGGGCCTCCCGGTCCGCGGACAGCGCACCAAGACGAACGCTCGTACCCGCAAGGGCCCGAAGCGCACCGTGGCCGGCAAGAAGAAGGCGCGCTAA
- the rpsK gene encoding 30S ribosomal protein S11 yields MAAPKSAARKPRKKEKKNIAVGQAHIKSTFNNTIVSITDTTGAVISWASSGGVGFKGSRKSTPFAAQLAAESAARQAQEHGMKKVDVFVKGPGSGRETAIRSLQAAGLEVGSINDVTPQAHNGCRPPKRRRV; encoded by the coding sequence ATGGCAGCACCCAAGTCGGCCGCACGCAAGCCGCGCAAGAAAGAAAAGAAGAACATCGCTGTGGGCCAGGCCCACATCAAGAGCACCTTCAACAACACCATCGTCTCGATCACCGACACCACCGGTGCGGTCATCAGCTGGGCTTCGTCCGGCGGCGTCGGTTTCAAGGGCTCCCGCAAGTCGACCCCGTTCGCGGCGCAGCTCGCCGCCGAATCGGCTGCTCGTCAGGCGCAGGAGCACGGGATGAAGAAGGTCGACGTCTTCGTCAAGGGCCCGGGTTCGGGCCGCGAGACGGCGATCCGCTCGCTTCAGGCCGCCGGCCTCGAGGTGGGTTCGATCAACGACGTCACCCCGCAGGCGCACAACGGTTGCCGCCCGCCCAAGCGCCGTCGCGTCTAA
- a CDS encoding DNA-directed RNA polymerase subunit alpha: MLIAQRPTLTEENISEFRSRFVIEPLEPGFGYTLGNSLRRTLLSSIPGAAVTSIRIDGVLHEFSTVPGVKEDVTEIILNIKGLVVSSEHDEPITAYLRKTGAGQVTAADISAPAGVEIHNPELVIATLNDKAKFEVELTIERGRGYVSAQQNRNEYSEAGQIPIDSIYSPVLKVTYRVEATRAGERTDFDRLVVDVETKPAISPRDAIASAGRTLVELFGLARELNSAAEGIEIGPAPVDAVLSSELSMPIEDLDLSVRSYNCLKREGINTVSELVSLSETQLMNIRNFGQKSVDEVKDKLTEMGLSLKDSVPGFDGAHFYSGYDEDESTTI; this comes from the coding sequence GTGCTCATTGCACAGCGTCCTACGCTCACCGAAGAGAACATCTCCGAGTTCCGCTCGCGGTTCGTCATCGAGCCGCTGGAGCCCGGCTTCGGATACACCCTCGGCAACTCCCTGCGCCGCACCCTGCTCTCCTCCATCCCCGGCGCCGCGGTCACCAGCATCCGCATCGACGGCGTGCTGCACGAGTTCAGCACCGTCCCGGGTGTCAAGGAGGACGTCACCGAGATCATCCTGAACATCAAGGGTCTGGTCGTCTCCAGCGAGCACGACGAGCCGATCACCGCCTACCTCCGCAAGACGGGCGCCGGCCAGGTCACCGCCGCGGACATCTCGGCTCCGGCGGGTGTGGAGATCCACAACCCCGAGCTGGTCATCGCAACCCTCAACGACAAGGCGAAGTTCGAGGTCGAGCTGACCATCGAGCGCGGCCGCGGCTACGTGTCGGCCCAGCAGAACCGCAACGAGTACAGCGAGGCGGGCCAGATCCCGATCGACTCGATCTACTCGCCGGTGCTCAAGGTCACCTACCGCGTCGAGGCCACCCGTGCCGGCGAGCGCACCGACTTCGACCGCCTGGTGGTCGACGTCGAGACCAAGCCCGCGATCAGCCCGCGCGACGCCATCGCTTCGGCCGGCCGCACGCTGGTCGAGCTGTTCGGTCTGGCTCGCGAGCTCAACAGCGCAGCCGAGGGCATCGAGATCGGCCCCGCGCCGGTCGACGCCGTCCTCAGCTCCGAGCTGTCGATGCCGATCGAGGACCTCGACCTGTCGGTCCGCTCGTACAACTGCCTCAAGCGCGAGGGCATCAACACCGTGAGCGAGCTCGTCTCGCTGTCGGAGACGCAGCTCATGAACATCCGCAACTTCGGTCAGAAGTCGGTGGATGAGGTCAAGGACAAGCTGACGGAGATGGGCCTGTCGCTGAAGGACTCGGTTCCCGGGTTCGACGGCGCCCACTTCTACAGCGGCTACGACGAGGACGAGTCCACCACCATCTGA
- the rplQ gene encoding 50S ribosomal protein L17, with amino-acid sequence MPKPTKGPRLGGGPAHERLMLANLAAALFTHKSIKTTETKAKRLRPVAERLITFAKRGDLHARRRVLAVIQDKTVVHELFTQIAPLVAEREGGYTRITKLGFRKGDNAPMAQIELVLEPVTPKVKSTKTSAAPKAAPVEETSTEETAVKETPAEETSAETAAAEAEVAEDATADADAAGETDAETEAEKA; translated from the coding sequence ATGCCTAAGCCCACCAAGGGCCCCCGCCTCGGGGGCGGCCCGGCGCACGAGCGCCTGATGCTCGCCAACCTGGCCGCTGCGCTCTTCACCCACAAGAGCATCAAGACCACCGAGACCAAGGCCAAGCGCCTGCGTCCCGTGGCCGAGCGTCTGATCACGTTCGCGAAGCGCGGCGACCTGCACGCCCGCCGTCGCGTCCTCGCCGTGATTCAGGACAAGACCGTGGTTCACGAGCTCTTCACCCAGATCGCTCCGCTGGTCGCCGAGCGTGAGGGCGGCTACACCCGCATCACCAAGCTCGGCTTCCGCAAGGGCGACAACGCGCCGATGGCGCAGATCGAGCTCGTGCTCGAGCCGGTCACCCCGAAGGTGAAGTCCACCAAGACCTCCGCCGCCCCCAAGGCTGCGCCGGTCGAGGAGACCAGCACCGAGGAGACCGCGGTCAAGGAGACCCCGGCCGAGGAGACCAGCGCCGAGACCGCCGCTGCTGAGGCCGAGGTCGCCGAGGACGCGACCGCTGACGCCGACGCCGCCGGTGAGACCGACGCCGAGACCGAGGCGGAGAAGGCGTAA